The Macadamia integrifolia cultivar HAES 741 unplaced genomic scaffold, SCU_Mint_v3 scaffold_44A, whole genome shotgun sequence genome has a segment encoding these proteins:
- the LOC122071656 gene encoding uncharacterized protein LOC122071656 isoform X1, with protein sequence MCGCYEWESTGLPCVHAGMVILHMQLKIDDYCDEFYSVKKYMDIYKEMIQPLPDFTDLSYTHRTGMLQPPELKRRPGRSKKSRKIVFDEPPASEFRKRSSSVRCAICGKTCHNKRTYSRDPDTGKQVSTKKAKGWSSRGRYLQLTKNDKVTDICNRYTRYYTTKNNSTFVSHVHEEESGKGKSSFQMLLTNEGPYLYVFMQNSLSVMFCCG encoded by the exons ATGTGTGGTTGCTATGAATGGGAATCTACAGGATTGCCATGTGTACATGCAGGGATGGTTATTTTACATATGCAATTGAAGATTGATGATTACTGTGATGAATTTTACAGTGTAAAGAAGTATATGGATATATATAAGGAAATGATCCAACCACTTCCAGATTTTACTGATTTGAGTTATACTCACCGCACCGGTATGCTACAGCCTCCAGAACTTAAAAGAAGGCCAGGAAGATCGAAAAAGAGCAGAAAAATAGTGTTTGATGAGCCTCCTGCTAGTGAGTTCAGGAAGAGGTCATCAAGCGTAAGATGTGCCATATGCGGGAAGACATGCCACAACAAAAGGACATATTCGAGAGATCCTGATACAGGGAAGCAGGTATCAACTA AGAAAGCAAAGGGATGGTCATCAAGGGGAAGATATCTGCAGCTCACAAAGAATGACAAGGTCACAGACATCTGTAACAGGTATACAAGATACTATACAACAAAGAACAATAGCACGTTTGTCAGCCACGTACACGAGGAGGAAAGCGGTAAAGGCAAAAGCAGTTTTCAGATGCTACTAACAAATGAAGGACCATATCTTTATGTATTTATGCAAAACTCCCTTAGTGTGATGTTCTGTTGTGGGTGA
- the LOC122071656 gene encoding uncharacterized protein LOC122071656 isoform X2, whose amino-acid sequence MCGCYEWESTGLPCVHAGMVILHMQLKIDDYCDEFYSVKKYMDIYKEMIQPLPDFTDLSYTHRTGMLQPPELKRRPGRSKKSRKIVFDEPPASEFRKRSSSVRCAICGKTCHNKRTYSRDPDTGKQRKQRDGHQGEDICSSQRMTRSQTSVTGIQDTIQQRTIARLSATYTRRKAVKAKAVFRCY is encoded by the exons ATGTGTGGTTGCTATGAATGGGAATCTACAGGATTGCCATGTGTACATGCAGGGATGGTTATTTTACATATGCAATTGAAGATTGATGATTACTGTGATGAATTTTACAGTGTAAAGAAGTATATGGATATATATAAGGAAATGATCCAACCACTTCCAGATTTTACTGATTTGAGTTATACTCACCGCACCGGTATGCTACAGCCTCCAGAACTTAAAAGAAGGCCAGGAAGATCGAAAAAGAGCAGAAAAATAGTGTTTGATGAGCCTCCTGCTAGTGAGTTCAGGAAGAGGTCATCAAGCGTAAGATGTGCCATATGCGGGAAGACATGCCACAACAAAAGGACATATTCGAGAGATCCTGATACAGGGAAGCAG AGAAAGCAAAGGGATGGTCATCAAGGGGAAGATATCTGCAGCTCACAAAGAATGACAAGGTCACAGACATCTGTAACAGGTATACAAGATACTATACAACAAAGAACAATAGCACGTTTGTCAGCCACGTACACGAGGAGGAAAGCGGTAAAGGCAAAAGCAGTTTTCAGATGCTACTAA
- the LOC122071660 gene encoding uncharacterized protein LOC122071660, translating to MEKWVPLFDIFLNSPCPEGEASLWLEQSFDASAPTSTITTNSFLSLLSKTCDTTVIDPSPSSPFPSKRVMWIQTLPNAVQSRILSFLAVENRRFCSRDLTALATNILKGESELDFWVKKAALNLLDSITSLNYCSSSYSVGDTEEEKEFRALPDWLQDMTSTAGSFLPWLPLSPPVMKSTSLADCFAYVSSNEDGDSFMEVGERMEEDGSNVIQSSAGIEIVSPVDAPVDPEIQKRAAFLKTQLLTFESTSKTVNLANEIRQLCFDQGGGRVSLSVLGLIEPWEAEEETASILLSHLSKGVDEDFAWSGQILCSVVLPKLLVLKEPASRVLVTATIEYCKLHHRAAVDALLFPLILCKEGINTPLCDVITRIIKECLHPAHVSAFCQKLLCREEEARRFVCLPCHRSLISNKLVWTEPLFTLFQNILNHNVHLTHDSIDHLVSVIAELADGFSNSLKFGNFFLCLVTKCAHLLKSHKVLLIEAVECTNTFMTKSILSKLAGL from the exons ATGGAGAAGTGGGTTCCTCTGTTTGATATCTTCCTTAACTCACCCTGTCCTGAAGGAGAAGCTTCTCTGTGGTTGGAACAGTCTTTCGACGCCTCCGCACCCACTTCCACCATCACTACCAACTCTTTCCTTTCGCTGCTCTCCAAGACCTGCGACACCACCGTCATCGACCCTTCTCCTTCGTCTCCCTTCCCCTCCAAGAG AGTTATGTGGATTCAAACTCTCCCCAATGCGGTTCAGTCCAGAatcctttcttttcttgccGTCGAGAATCGAAGATTCTGTTCCCGAGACCTAACTGCACTTGCCACCAACATTTTGAAAGGAGAGTCAGAGCTAGACTTTTGGGTCAAGAAAGCTGCCCTCAACCTGCTCGATTCAATTACTAGCTTGAACTACTGCTCGAGTTCGTATTCTGTTGGTgatacagaagaagaaaaggagttCAGGGCTTTACCCGATTGGCTTCAGGATATGACTAGTACTGCTGGTTCATTTCTTCCGTGGCTCCCTCTATCTCCTCCTGTGATGAAATCAACATCTTTGGCCGACTGTTTTGCTTATGTGAGTTCAAACGAGGATGGAGATTCGTTTATggaagttggtgaaagaatgGAAGAGGATGGTTCGAATGTGATCCAATCGTCGGCGGGAATTGAGATTGTAAGTCCGGTAGATGCTCCTGTAGACCCCGAAATTCAAAAGAGAGCAGCTTTTTTAAAAACCCAGCTCTTAACCTTTGAGTCTACATCAAAGACAGTAAACCTGGCTAATGAAATTCGTCAGCTTTGTTTCGACCAAGGAGGAGGAAGAGTTTCTTTATCAGTTTTGGGTTTGATTGAACCTTGGGAAGCTGAAGAAGAGACTGCTTCCATCCTGTTATCGCACCTTTCAAAGGGGGTGGATGAGGACTTTGCTTGGTCTGGCCAGATTCTTTGCTCTGTTGTTCTTCCCAAGTTGTTGGTTCTCAAGGAACCTGCTTCTCGTGTGCTGGTAACTGCAACCATTGAGTACTGCAAGCTACACCATAGGGCTGCTGTTGATGCACTCTTATTTCCGTTGATCCTCTGCAAGGAAGGGATCAATACCCCTCTCTGTGATGTGATCACTAGGATCATCAAGGAGTGTTTGCACCCAGCTCACGTATCTGCTTTCTGCCAGAAGCTGCTCTGCAGAGAAGAAGAGGCAAGACGGTTTGTGTGTCTACCCTGCCATCGTAGTCTAATATCCAACAAGTTGGTATGGACTGAACCTCTGTTTACTCTGTTCCAGAACATCCTGAATCACAATGTTCATTTAACACATGATTCTATTGATCATCTTGTTTCTGTGATTGCGGAATTGGCTGATGgattttcaaattctttgaagTTTGGGAACTTCTTtctatgtttggttaccaaatgTGCTCATTTACTTAAGTCTCATAAGGTTTTGTTGATTGAAGCAGTTGAATGTACCAACACTTTCATGACCAAATCTATATTATCAAAATTGGCTGGGCTGTGA